Proteins encoded within one genomic window of Apis mellifera strain DH4 linkage group LG1, Amel_HAv3.1, whole genome shotgun sequence:
- the LOC552530 gene encoding NGFI-A-binding protein homolog isoform X4, producing the protein MLCRDDSASDSLVQTSVPQNEAELQLYRVMQRASLLSYYDTLLEMGGDDVQQLCDAGEEEFLEIMALVGMASKPLHVRRLQKALQEWLTNPSLFQTPVVPTSATCKTPAGMGFPCVSPRPQVQNLQGFTTTSQTPTPTPYVSSHVSLTPLPCRSTSPIVSVTSVTAPVATTTFRQSPSPSTPLPYATSHSPGVLQVGTCESSCGSGTTPSPSGGGGGGGGGGAPASPTQPTPTLLQSQIQRLAEAAERLAATIRPVDPKPHNVKKKICKNLELVMAMPDSDPRRMEEIRKYAAIYGRFDCKRKPEKPLTLHEVSVNEAAAQICRFVPALLTRRDELFPLARRVVRDSGYHYSKNHYLSVSRPRENGEENDAERTKRQKLELEGENEDATQEELDLRCPEMDISNSTIRRHRSSSPVWRKKNNNGMFSASIEEISDSDSQLSFSNEESSSIHDTNEVEADNTDKESDFNLKVIASRGDNIIAVANPALMECNHPIKEEPTDEKPTL; encoded by the exons ATGCTATGCCGTGACGACTCTGCCTCCGACTCGC TCGTGCAGACATCCGTACCTCAGAATGAAGCGGAACTTCAACTGTACAGGGTGATGCAACGTGCCTCTCTGTTGAGTTACTATGACACACTTTTAGAAATGG GTGGTGATGACGTGCAACAATTATGTGATGCCGGAGAAGAGGAATTTCTGGAAATTATGGCACTCGTTGGTATGGCGAGCAAGCCTCTTCATGTCAGAAGACTTCAAAAAGCTCTTCAGGAATGGCTTACAAATCCCT CACTTTTTCAAACACCAGTCGTTCCAACGTCTGCCACATGCAAAACTCCTGCCGGCATGGGATTCCCCTGCGTGAGTCCCAGGCCACAAGTGCAAAATCTTCAAGGTTTCACAACGACCTCTCAAACGCCAACTCCTACACCTTATGTCTCGTCACACGTATCCCTAACACCATTACCATGCAGAAGTACCAGCCCTATTGTATCCGTTACAAGTGTAACAGCACCAGTTGCCACGACTACATTTCGACAGAGTCCGAGCCCCAGTACACCTTTACCTTATGCCACTTCTCACAGTCCTGGTGTGTTGCAG gtAGGAACATGCGAATCATCTTGTGGCAGTGGTACAACCCCAAGTCCTAGCggtggtggcggtggtggtggtggtggcggcgcACCTGCAAGTCCAACGCAACCCACCCCGACTCTTTTGCAATCTCAAATACAAAGACTTGCAGAGGCTGCTGAAAGACTCGCTGCTACTATCCGTCCGGTTGATCCAAAGCCtcataatgttaaaaaaaagatttgcaaaaatttggaa TTGGTAATGGCTATGCCTGATAGTGATCCACGtagaatggaagaaattcgaaaatatgcTGCAATTTATGGAAGGTTTGACTGTAAGAGGAAACCGGAGAAACCGTTGACATTGCACGAAGTGTCAGTAAATGAGGCTGCAGCGCAAATTTGCAGGTTCGTACCTGCCCTACTTACTAGAAGAGATGAACTTTTTCCTTTGGCCCGCCGTGTTGTCAGAGATTCTGGGtatcattattcaaaaaatcatta TTTATCCGTTTCGAGGCCACGTGAAAATGGCGAGGAAAACGATGCCGAGCGTACAAAACGACAAAAGCTCGAGCTCGAGGGTGAGAATGAAGATGCGACGCAG GAGGAGTTGGATCTACGTTGTCCTGAAATGGATATAAGTAATTCGACAATCAGAAGACATAGATCTTCAAG TCCAGtttggaggaagaagaataacAATGGCATGTTCAGTGCGAGTATCGAGGAGATTAGTGATTCGGATAGTcaactttcattttcaaatgaaGAATCTTCGTCGATACAT GACACTAATGAAGTTGAAGCAGATAATACGGATAAAGAAAGTGATTTTAATCTTaag gTAATAGCTTCGCGAGgagataatataattgctGTGGCGAATCCTGCATTAATGGAATGTAATCATCCTATAAAAGAAGAACCAACAGATGAGAAACCAACACTGTGA
- the LOC552530 gene encoding NGFI-A-binding protein homolog isoform X6, protein MQRASLLSYYDTLLEMGGDDVQQLCDAGEEEFLEIMALVGMASKPLHVRRLQKALQEWLTNPSLFQTPVVPTSATCKTPAGMGFPCVSPRPQVQNLQGFTTTSQTPTPTPYVSSHVSLTPLPCRSTSPIVSVTSVTAPVATTTFRQSPSPSTPLPYATSHSPGVLQVGTCESSCGSGTTPSPSGGGGGGGGGGAPASPTQPTPTLLQSQIQRLAEAAERLAATIRPVDPKPHNVKKKICKNLELVMAMPDSDPRRMEEIRKYAAIYGRFDCKRKPEKPLTLHEVSVNEAAAQICRFVPALLTRRDELFPLARRVVRDSGYHYSKNHYLSVSRPRENGEENDAERTKRQKLELEGENEDATQEELDLRCPEMDISNSTIRRHRSSSPVWRKKNNNGMFSASIEEISDSDSQLSFSNEESSSIHDTNEVEADNTDKESDFNLKVIASRGDNIIAVANPALMECNHPIKEEPTDEKPTL, encoded by the exons ATGCAACGTGCCTCTCTGTTGAGTTACTATGACACACTTTTAGAAATGG GTGGTGATGACGTGCAACAATTATGTGATGCCGGAGAAGAGGAATTTCTGGAAATTATGGCACTCGTTGGTATGGCGAGCAAGCCTCTTCATGTCAGAAGACTTCAAAAAGCTCTTCAGGAATGGCTTACAAATCCCT CACTTTTTCAAACACCAGTCGTTCCAACGTCTGCCACATGCAAAACTCCTGCCGGCATGGGATTCCCCTGCGTGAGTCCCAGGCCACAAGTGCAAAATCTTCAAGGTTTCACAACGACCTCTCAAACGCCAACTCCTACACCTTATGTCTCGTCACACGTATCCCTAACACCATTACCATGCAGAAGTACCAGCCCTATTGTATCCGTTACAAGTGTAACAGCACCAGTTGCCACGACTACATTTCGACAGAGTCCGAGCCCCAGTACACCTTTACCTTATGCCACTTCTCACAGTCCTGGTGTGTTGCAG gtAGGAACATGCGAATCATCTTGTGGCAGTGGTACAACCCCAAGTCCTAGCggtggtggcggtggtggtggtggtggcggcgcACCTGCAAGTCCAACGCAACCCACCCCGACTCTTTTGCAATCTCAAATACAAAGACTTGCAGAGGCTGCTGAAAGACTCGCTGCTACTATCCGTCCGGTTGATCCAAAGCCtcataatgttaaaaaaaagatttgcaaaaatttggaa TTGGTAATGGCTATGCCTGATAGTGATCCACGtagaatggaagaaattcgaaaatatgcTGCAATTTATGGAAGGTTTGACTGTAAGAGGAAACCGGAGAAACCGTTGACATTGCACGAAGTGTCAGTAAATGAGGCTGCAGCGCAAATTTGCAGGTTCGTACCTGCCCTACTTACTAGAAGAGATGAACTTTTTCCTTTGGCCCGCCGTGTTGTCAGAGATTCTGGGtatcattattcaaaaaatcatta TTTATCCGTTTCGAGGCCACGTGAAAATGGCGAGGAAAACGATGCCGAGCGTACAAAACGACAAAAGCTCGAGCTCGAGGGTGAGAATGAAGATGCGACGCAG GAGGAGTTGGATCTACGTTGTCCTGAAATGGATATAAGTAATTCGACAATCAGAAGACATAGATCTTCAAG TCCAGtttggaggaagaagaataacAATGGCATGTTCAGTGCGAGTATCGAGGAGATTAGTGATTCGGATAGTcaactttcattttcaaatgaaGAATCTTCGTCGATACAT GACACTAATGAAGTTGAAGCAGATAATACGGATAAAGAAAGTGATTTTAATCTTaag gTAATAGCTTCGCGAGgagataatataattgctGTGGCGAATCCTGCATTAATGGAATGTAATCATCCTATAAAAGAAGAACCAACAGATGAGAAACCAACACTGTGA